The DNA sequence cttataattaaaaaattatatatatatatatattttttttttttcggttcggtatgggaataccgaaaaAATGAAATGCAATACCGAATCCCATACcaaaactttcggtttggtttgggattacatcccgaaaatttcgggaattttggtttgggatttgtttggtttgggatcgggatttttttggtttggtttgggatttttgggatttttttccagccctacttCAAAGGGTAGAAGGTCTTAAAAAATTTAGACAACCAAATAGTGGACAATATTAATGTCTGTTATAATCAATACCTATcaaatgaccaaaatacccCTGGTGATGGTGTCTTGAATAAATATAGGTTGAATTGTGATTTTTGGGAAGAGCAAAATGATAAAATGTTGTCATATTTGATAACCATTGACTCTCTACTACACATTTCAAGAATGATCAGAAGAAAGTTGTGATGCCTAATGTTTATTAGTTCTAGTTTATCGGGAAATGCACTTGTTATACTTGGTCATTTAAGTTGAATTCCTTGTACAGTTTGTTGTACAAACCAAATTCTATATGTATTAGTCCTATATATAGTTCTTTTAAATACCAGAGTGCTTCCAAACCTTATATGGTTTACGATCATAAATTCATGAATTTCATGAAGAACTGATTAATAAAAATGTCCAgattaaaagaaacaaaaaagagagaggaataaaaagaaaaatttagcacaataatgcctaaataataataaattgtgCAAGTGGTcatttaccacagtggtggaaaggTATTATGTCATTGCGTGATGGTGTGGGTTATAACTCCGTTGatggctaatctaacatttaacttACTAACGCTATCGTTtcactaaaataaataaataaattgtttacttatgctgctctttttttttttttttttttttttactgttttacTTAGGAATGCTTAGCTCAATAGAGCACtgtaatttttgttgtttcAACCACTTGCCAGGGAGATACTCCTTATCCCATAAAGGTAAAAGCTTTTGCTTTTGGTTATCTACTGTAGTTCTCCCACGTGGGTAGTTTGGTAAAGGTAAAATAAGTTAAAAAGATTGCATCTTTAAAGCCAAACAACAATGTTTaaagttttctttttggtttttttttttataacagaaTGTAGCTGCTCCGCATCGCTGCAACAAACATGGATTCAGTTTGCAAGTTTTCCGACGACACCAGAGGGGCGAACCGCAATTTCTGGGCTTGATTTCCGGCGAGGGAAGGGCAGCGTTGCTGCACCTTTTGCTCTGATTGGAGATTGAAAAAGAGCACAGAAAGAGAGACTGAATGGAAGTTATGGAACGGAGGAGATGAAGAGCAGTAGCAGCAGGAGTGGAAGGGCTGGCCAGTGCTCCAGCCTTGTTTTTCCGACGAGGGGAGTGGcagccgccactcctcgccctcacgtggcttcgccactatgtgtgtgtgtattttggCACTTTGTTCTATATATcagattaattaatttgttttaaaacatTATGGCAAGTGAAAATCGAAGCATAATTTTCATCAGCTTCTTTGTTATAGGTTTTGTTATAAATGGTTTTGATTCGTTGTTCATATAGCTGTTTAAGGTCCCTCTTGACATATGTATTTTTGCTGTTCTTTTAATAAGTTTGCCTTATAGTTTCTTCACATGATAGCAATGCTGAAATAAGATTGATTGTGTGATTTTTTACTAgaacaaattaaaaattaaagcatCAATCATTGACAAATAAGAAAAagatgtttttattttattttttaatgatgagAAGAGGATAGTCCGGAATACATCTTTACAAATAGAGCTTACTAGAAACTTCAACCCGTGCTCTGCTGCGGGATTGAAAATTGTATGGAAGATTATGTTTGAAAGATAAGAGAACAATTCATCAGTTGTGCAATGGAAAACATAGCATTAGAACACtccaacaaaggaaaaaaattacaaCAAACCTTCATTAATTGTCGATGGATTACTAACAACaaaaatttctttgttttgaaatCGTTGCCAAAGATTTTCAAACTCACGATCATTAAGCACGAGATCATCTGGAAGAGGAAGGAGCAGTCGTCATTCCTTCTGAGTCTCATAAGTTGTGCCCACTGCAGTAGGTGTCCCTGAAGCAGCACATAATTAtgtaagcaaaaaaaaaaattcataaaagacCATTGAAATCAATTTTCAAAATACAAACATTTAAGAAGCTTAAACCTGAATCAAATGTCACTATTCGATAAAAATAAACTCAATATTTACTAAATGAATGTAGAACTTGTATTGCATAATATGCCTACTTCATATAAGTgctaataaaaggaaaaattcctTATCCATTGCTTTCATTCTCACAATACAAATAAACCAACGAAGGATTAAACTCTTAAGTGAACTAATCAATGTCATTATATATTTACTAATTGCTGTAACTCAAAAACACGGAATTGTCTTTAACTTTTTTTCTCAATTCTCCATGCAATAaatcataacatataacaacagtgtatatttatatttatttattatttctataCTAAAACCGGGTGTACTGTTGACCATCTATCTTTTCTTCATACAACCCCATTGTTCCTATTTGCCAATATAAAATACACACAAAAAAGGCAAGGAGACCAATACCTACCATCCAAGGGTGGAGCtaggattttttttgttgagtgGACTAGTTGAAAATGGTACCATAAAatcatatgtttattttttttttttgcttatataaaatatataataatcaatATAATATAAACTATTCTCAAAATCATAACCCTAACCGATAAATTCAaggaccatataaataattaacctactaattaaatcaagaataagtaaataaagagattaagaaCATACCAAATATGACATCCATTGAAAAAGTGCAACAGAAAGTCAGGAATTGCAGAGATAGGGATTTAATTGTGTATTTAAAGAACTTATTAATCTTTTCTTGAGTAAGAAGCATAGAGGCTAAACTACATAAGGTAAATGGTTTTTTCCTTTAAAGAATAGAATAACGGGGGACTAGAGATacaattaatttataatttttagcataaaactagggatgtgctatccacacaccctattttacttctcacacaccccttgatgatttctgtccgttgatcttcttcaattcatctgatccgacggccgaaaattaaaaaggtgcgTGAGAAGTacaatggggtgtgtggatatcacaccccgtTAAAACTATTATTTACTACCTCTcctctactaaatatacattaaTAATAATATGTATTGAAATTGAGTAGGCTATAAGCATGAGTTTACAAAAGAATAGATCTATTCAcaaacccatttttacttccaaCACATCTTTATTAATATTTTGTCAGTGatcattttcaattcattcgatctgaaCAACCGACAATTAAGAGAAGTGTGTACGAAGTAAAAATAAGTGCATGAATAATACTACACTTACAGAAAACCTCATTGGGCACCTTAGCCTTGTGAATGGCTATGCCATTGCTACCATCCCATTTAATAACATCCAAAGTCATTATGTGGGTGCTAACACTATTAATACGACAAACGTCTATTTGTTAATATTGTTTGATATAAGCATACCaagaaaaaacatttaaatCATACAAAGAGACAAACTTTTCACATTCTCACACACCCAACAAAAGTCTGATTTAACGGAAGAAAAATCTCACAATGGGACAAATTTTTAAAAGCCAACAAATACTTTAAATAAACAATCAAATCTTTATGTATTGTGAGATGTAATAGTGGTGGTTGTTATCATTACAAAGTAATGAAAATCAGAATGGTCAACGGTACACCCTGTTTTAttgtaaataataaataaatataaatatgtatAATAATCTTGATCACAATTGGAAAGTTGCACTTGTTTTTTCTACATGCAGAAAAAGTAGatgataataaaaaaagcagGGTGTTTTGTCTACATGCAGAAAAAGTAGATAATAAAAATATGTATAATATAGTTGATTTCAGAGGAATTGATGTGAGATGAAAACATGCTTACCTCCAATCCTTGACTGCCTAGTTTAACTAAAGGGGTTTGAAACTTTTCTTCCATCTTCAACTAATCAGAAATACTTGTGCAATAAAAAGCTAAACAAACTGATGACATTGCCACGACAATTCACATTTTGAGATCAAAAGACTTACATAGGCATACTTGGCTATTGAATATACTAATGAAAGATGGAACCCAACCCATAGAGTAACCTCTAGTTAACTCAAACTTATTCAAAACTCGACTCAAACTTGGGTTGAGTTCGACTAAATTCAAGTTAGCCCAACCCAAGTTCGAGTCGTATATGCAGACGACATACAGAATGTTAACTGGCCCAAAACTAACAACCAAAGCCAATCCCACAAAGAAAATCCCGTAGGCGCAATGATACTAAGTTGAACCGGCTGCTTACGTGGCCCGAGTGAGCGACGTGTCAAGGACGTATAGTCAATCGCCACGTATCAATCTCCGTTTTCACCGTCcctgcttcttcttctccgtcgtcttcttcttcttcaacttcaaGCTGTCGTCATCGAGTTTGAATCTCTCAGACCCCAAAactgaaaagacaaaaaaatggAGGGAAGCGCGAAGGGTTTGATGCTGATTGGTCTTCTTCTCGTGAGCTTCGTCCGAAAGATCGCATCGCTATCGGTGACAGTGAACGATGTCGAATGCTTGTACGAGTATGTGCTCTACGAAGGCGACACCGTTTCGGGCAACTTCGTGGTCGTCGATCACGATATTTTCTGGGGCGCGGATCATCCTGGCCTCGACTTAATCGTGAGTTCTGTTTTTATCTTTTCACATTTTATCCCCAAACCGCTATTGCATCGAAATTTTGCCAAattgggttttagggtttatgcAGGGGGCTAATTTTGGGGGGTTTTGTGAGTTGTGGAATGGATCTGCTTATAGATTGTCGATTTTAAATTGTTTGGTATTAAAATTTGTTGGAATTTTTTGAAGATATCGATTTTTGAACTAAAATTGGTAATTGAAGCTGCAATCTTGATGTTGTAAGTCAAAGCCAGTTCTGAAGACTATTTGATATTCTTAGTTTATTGGTTTCGAAATTCAAACCCCCGAATCGAAAATATTGATAACTGATAAGATTATTAAGCAAAGGTCTGCTCTTTTTCAAGTGTTTGTAGCAGCATCAAGGAAGTAGACATAGTTCAAGTAGGTGGGAACTGATGAGAACCCAGGGAAGGTCTTGGAGAAATTGTCAAAAATAGGGCTACATTGGCTGTCTGAATATCCCGCTATAGTCTGTGCTTCAAAAAGAATAGAAGAAGTAGTGGATCGTAATGGTGACGGTTACTAATCCTTACAGGTGTGCTTAGTAGGGAGAACCCGTTTCAGATAGTCACGCCTCTCTCCATCTTGCACAAATTTTTTAAACAACCTTGTCTGTGATTTTAGTAAAACTACTGCTCAAGATTTCCATTTTGTTTCCTTCCTGGATTAATAATATTCTGTGGTAATTCATAAAATTGGTAAGTTAAAATTCAGTTTGGTTGTGTCATTTAAGTTgaaatttatgttaaattttattattcGAACCTTCAAAGTATTGCTAGATATATTTCAATAATACTACTGCATTAGACATATACTTGAGATGCTTTGCTTATAACTTTAAATTTAGATGTGGAGTATAGGGGTTTGAACCATTGTGATACTGAATGCATGCAGTACTTGTAAAATAGATTATGACAATGTGCATCATTAGGAACCAAAATATGGTGTTATATGAAAATATCATGTATCCAATTTTATAAGAATTATTAGTTTTCAGCTGCAAATAATTTGGATCTTATTACGTTTCACTGTTGGGTATGTTTATATCCACCCAGTTTTTCCATGGCGGCAATTTAAGTTCTTGCTTAAATAAGGGATTTTGACATTGGATAATTGGACCAAAAAGGGGTGAGGTTCTTGTTCATAAGAACTAAGAACTCAAAAGAGTCGGTTCATGACATACCTATTCTCTACTTTGTAGCTTGGGCACTATGACTTCTGTTTTCTCTAGCTTGGTATTGGTTGGGACTTGGGTATTGCATAAGAGTGTAGGAAATGGTATCTGGCTAGATTGGAGTTTAGCGAGCAGATTGTTAGTGATTTTTGGTCTTTGGAGGGCAGGTTCGATATTTGTTTCTTAGAGTTGGTGGGTTGAGAGGGATCACCAAGCATTTGAAGGCATGCAACTCTCTTTCTGTAAATGGACCAAGAAGGATTATCTATCTTTCCTTCCTCTTCTAgagattttgttttcttaacATCCTTGATTTTTGTTATTGTATGCGTCTTGTCTGCATTGGCTGCACCTATTCTTTCAAAAAAACTTTTACTTGATGAAAAAAATTCCTAATGGTTGTATTTTGTGCAGGTGACATCTCCTGGTGGTAATACGGTGCACACTTCAAAGGGAACATCTGGGGATAAGTTTGAGTTTAAAGCCCCAAGAAGTGGGATGTACAAATTTTGTTTCCACAATCCTTACTCAACACCAGAGACTGTTTCCTTTAACATTCATGTTGGACATATTCCCAACGAGCACAATATTGCGAAAGATGGTTTGTGAAATTCTCTGTCAATATGTTTTCATTgtgttattttcttttcaacttTCGATATGCAATTTGAAGTAATTGTTGTCCTGAATGGCCAAAAGGAAAATACTTTTCCGCTTTAACTGTCAACTACTATGAATTGCTTGCTGAAGTATGTTAGTCTCAGTAACACATATGAGACTAATTTCAGTTTTTTCTCTGCCCccctttgattttctttaacCTTTAGATGTTTGTTTGTTGCAGAGCATCTAGACCCTATAAATGTTAAAATTGCTGAGCTTAGAGAGGCGTTGGAATCAGTTACATTAGAGCAGAAGTACTTGAAAGCACGTGATGTTCGACATCGTCATAGTAAGTTTTGGTCTCTCTTTACCAAGAAAATTGTCAATGTTGCAGTCATGCTATATCATTATAGTGTACTGCAATTAGATCTATGCCCTACTTGTTAACGAGGACCCTTGCTCCCCACTTTGTGTGAGCGTATGGGAATTTCTTGAATTTTAATCTCTATGGGTGCGTTTGTTACatcggactgtctcggactggactagtttCAGGGACTaaactggactggcttagactagactaagctggactaacttagtgaagcgtttggtgcagtgtcggactaagaagcaggactataatattatattatttaatctatatttattaatatttttttaaaaatttaatctatatcaattaatattttattatttctttatcattttccattttttctaCTCCTCTTCTTCTCTGTTTTATATGCCTCCCTCTTtatcattttccatttttttctccGCCCTCCGTCTCCTCCTTCccccttcctttttcttctgttTCACATATGTACCACTGTCCCCTCTCCCCTCTCTCCCCTTGTATTCATTTCGTTTCGCCTCCAAGGAAACGCTTGGAGTAGGAGTTGCAGTGTGGCAGAGGGATCTCAAATTGCGAAGATCGTTTTCGGATCCAAAGTTCTTTAGGCGAAGACTGTTATCTTTGTTTTATGGGTCTAATTCCAGTTCAATCGACGAAAATGGAGAACCCGTTTCTGCATATCGATTAAGTGTTAAATGTTCTTTTGTCTGTTCGTCGGGAAATTTAGGTTGTGGGTTCGTCGGAAAGCAAATACGGGGTTGGGTTCGCTGGGTTCGCTGGATGATGGAGGTTGGCAAAAAGGCTAGATTTTGATGACTGGGTTCGCGGGatattggtggtggtggagacGGGATTAGCAATCCCGTCGTTTTCGAGGGGTTTAGCTAAGATCAGCGAGCGAAGGAGTTAGTCGGCACGAGTCCGAGCTAATCCCATTTAACCTAGTCCCTTGCTATACCAAACATGGGTTATTAGTCCTAGCTAGTCCAGTCCTAGCTAAGGAGGTCAAACAAACGAGGCCTATATGTCCTCATTACCATATGTATCTGTGTTTACAATATCTTCCGTTTGATTTGTTTATTATTCCCTTTGCAATTCTATACTCACATGTTATGATGCTAATAGTAATACTTAGTTATGCTTTGATAAAACTGAAAATGTATCTTTGCTGATAACTATCTACTGAATGTGTAGTACTGTACAACCCGCGTTTAGCTAACTTATCAAATATTAGTTCATTAGATCAAAATTTTCGACAGCTTATTTTAGGTATTAACTGAGATGGTAATAAAACGTTGAGTCATGTGCAAGTGTTAAAATTAATGCTGGACCGATGTGGGCTACTTGGTTACTTTTGTGATACTCCAATGTTGTTGATTGTGTGCATAGGTTATGAAGTCAAGAACTCTCATGACAACCATTTTACAGTGGCTACCCACATATCATTAACCTGCTTCTTGTTAGCTCATGCCAGTACTAAGTAACGAAATAATGCGGTAGATAATACATCCACGTTTTAGGACCTGGTAACATCTTATGATTCTGATCACATTCTGTTTTTGTGCCTGCCACAGCAAACGAGAGCACAAGGAGACGGGTTGTGTTGTATACAGTGGCAGAGTATCTTGCGCTGGCTGCTGCGAGTGCTTTACAAGTCGTATACATTCGCAAACTTTTCAGCAAATCGGTTGCATACAATCGGGTTTGAGCTGCTTGGGTCGTGTCATTGTCTATTTTAACAGCAGGATGAGCCTTATAGATTAGTTCAGATACGTCTTTTGTGTAACAAGTTATGAAAAGTTCATACGATTTTGGTTGTCTGGCACTTTGAAATGTCATGGAATTAGTTGACTGCAAAATGACAAGAATAGCGTGTTGCTGATTATCCGAAAGGAGcttcttattcttttgccataaaaaaaagggatctttaacgaaaagcacctagtactgttcactttaacgaaaaattacatttttacactaaaaagtcaattctggtactattcattttaccctttattttgtccttatcattaaaactcaaagttttcaagcctttttcattagttttccttaaaaaaaaagggaaatgagCTTCTTAATGCATGCAAGAGAATTTCCCAGAATAGCACTTACGTAAATgttccaaaaataaataaatatttgttattagcactctaaaaaaatcattatgtaattcaaattttttataatcagaaagagaaatacacttgtaagtaagaagtgcagaatgagatttttggagtactaaTTGACAGTTTACAAAAAAATTAGATCTAAAATCAATACCAAACAGACCCTAAGCTATCACTGCATGTGgttagttttaagttttaactagATACTGAACTTGTTACAAATACGACATGGTTAGTTTTATTCATAGATCAGGGAAGCATACAATAAAAAAGGAGAGTGTCCCGAATTGAATCTACaagtcgatgtggtatattcatatacccaaattgagcaccgtatgagaagttatttcgaattgttggttatgtgtttaaattaacgtttttatagttgtttcgcatataggtgacacctatcccgaggacgagcgcatccagggacgtcacgggggttacgacccatcgacttaccagtgagtgggcagtatttttctgtatttacctatatgcTATCTATTTTTCCCAAAAAtcgaaattaaatgaaattatatttctaaaataccatgcatgcatattatgagttatgaattgataattgatgcatatatatgtgtgaattgatgccgtggacgcacaggtgagtatcaggtgagtttatatggtttatatgaatgatgatgtgattGCGTTGTGAGCTCATAAACTGCACCTttggtattagtgcttatagtattcaccacaccgcacgctcgccttggatccaagtaggtggatgtcgtacagaccactagaggtggttccgacatgccagtcgtacagaccattagaggggttccgactggtgggttatgtgcacagatgattgatgagagaagcactagagcgtattatttcaccatcttagtcgtacagactactataggtagttccgacttatgtgcagtgtagtgccgtacaggtcacagttggtgactccggctggatgggatattgagctatagaatcagccgtacaggaccactatagggtctccggttgatttattatttcacctgatttatattgatgcattcatattatattttggcatggcatgacATATTCTTTttgagatgttatgttgatagatggtgagcggagttttgatgatatatgtatatatacgtttatatactatttttctgagAAAtcatacaggttttacggtgaagggttagaaacgttttaaatgaaatgtttttggaaaatctttggttttactgacccactcatctttgttttgcgcccctccaagttctagTTAGCCGTTGGTGACTCTCGAGGTctttttcggcattctgacagacgtaCTGCATGTAGGACTTACCTGCGGGTGTTGCACTTTtaattatggtcctacttgactgcacttgatacctacgctctgaattcgtgtgttttactttataaTTCCCTCTTTTATGCTAGTAGGTTATTACTGCTAGTGGTtggtttaaattccttcatatttctgttatatcttgcttctgtgtcgcacttttggctacgtcacgctcacgtgacgaccAGCACGTCTTGATTCtaagatcggggtgtgtcacaagtAATACTCCATGCGATCTTTCCTTTGTATTGAAAAATAGTCAACTCAACTTAAATGCATTTAACCCAAATTCCAAGGTGGCGGATTTGCTTGTGGAGATAAATAAGGTGATATTTTTAGTAGTCTTTTAGAACTTTAAAAGAACGTATGACCGTTGATTGTCAACAGTGgtcatttttaaaagaaaattacaaattaGTGTTCATGTACATTGATATGTAGCAACTAAAATATTACAACTcaaaagaacaaagaaagaaTATTATTATTACAAAACCTGTGTGACACTAATTATTGCAGAGAATTTACTCGTAAATGTAATTGTAACCAATTTTTCCTGGTTTTGGCAAAACCAATTATAGTCAATAGAAAAGATATTTACTGGCAAGATGGGAACAAATAGTTGTAATTTGTACAAAGTAGTAAGGGTAACATTGGAAGACCAAAAGTCCTTTCTAAAAGCTTATAATATTAATCGGTGATTACCCATAGAAGACAAATTATCAATTTTAGATCATACatccaactctctctctctctctctctctctccctccctgcGTTTATCCGCCATTTCTTTGTGTGTGTTTGACTCATCGATAAACTAAGCGATCCAGAAAATGTTGGCAGTGTTCGACAAGTCGGTCGCCAAATGCCCGGAGGCGCTGCAGAGCCCTCAGTCCGGATCAGCCTCCGCCCTGAAAGATGGGTTTCTGGCGCAGCAGTTTGCTTCTGTGCATCCTTCCTCCGTCACTGTCAATCTTGGCGCTTCTGGTCTAATCGCCTACTCTCTCGACAGACAGAACCCTCTTCTTCCAAGGTACAACATCATTGAAGATCATCTCtctttttgggaaaattagtGAAATGGATAATACCCTTCAgagaaaacaacaaattaagACTGcccatttctttgtttttgtagttTTTGGTTGATCCGAACTCGATGATTCCTgggtcggttttttttttttttggttaaaataaacaaagtgGAAGATACCctttaaagaaaacaagaaattatGATTGCCCATTTCTTTGTTTTCGGTCGTTTTTGTAGTTTTTGGTCGATCTTAGCTTTTAGATTCGTGGGTCGTTGGCTTTTTCTGTGTGTGTTTGTTGATCTTAGTTTTGGTACAGATTGATATCAGTTTTTTGACGATCGGAGAACGTTGGTTTGGATTAAATCTGTTCCAGAGTGTTTTCATggagtttgacaaaaaaataataaaaattatgttTGATCATATGTATTTAGGCCTTATTTGTAAGAAATCGTGAGTTTGgccattcaatttaatttgtttatctgcttttattatttttgaattttgtaaAGGGCTTATAAGGCATGATCTGCATAAATTTGGTGATGTAGTTTTACCTCCTGTaaattctttgtttttttgaGAAGGACAAAGAACATATGGTTTGTTTGGTGGAGATTTGGAGCAAAAAGACAGTTTTAACTCTTTGGCAATATCCTCCTAGTAATTTAAGTATAATTTCATATATTAATTGGACTGAGATCATAGCTTTATTgcttttcattcatttgaatgccattttttttaattgttttgtagtgCAGAAGATTGATTCTTATGATTTTGTTGTGGTTAATGATCACTAGCTTTGGAATTGCATTGAGAAATTAACTCCGACTTTGTTCTCGTATCAATtctctcccaaaaaaaaaaaaaaaaaaaacgaaattttCTGTTGCATTTAATGTTTGAcatattcattcattgtatgTTGGTTAGGTTGTTTGCGGTTGTGGACGACATTTTCTGCCTGTTCCAAGGCCACATAGAGAATGTTGCTCTTCTTA is a window from the Malus domestica chromosome 16, GDT2T_hap1 genome containing:
- the LOC103425701 gene encoding transmembrane emp24 domain-containing protein p24beta3 is translated as MEGSAKGLMLIGLLLVSFVRKIASLSVTVNDVECLYEYVLYEGDTVSGNFVVVDHDIFWGADHPGLDLIVTSPGGNTVHTSKGTSGDKFEFKAPRSGMYKFCFHNPYSTPETVSFNIHVGHIPNEHNIAKDEHLDPINVKIAELREALESVTLEQKYLKARDVRHRHTNESTRRRVVLYTVAEYLALAAASALQVVYIRKLFSKSVAYNRV